GAGGGACGACATGGTATTCAACGAAATTACGAAAGCACTCGGCTCAGTAGACGCACAGAAAAAAGATTCGGAAAAAGCTTGGAAAGATGCTCAAGAACAAATTAAACGTCAGCTTTCGCGCTAATCGGTAATTGCGCAATAAGGGAATAAAATAGAGGATGCGGCAGGGGCGCCAAGCGTACCCTACCGCATCGGATTATCGGAGGACTAATATGGGAGGCCTTTTAAAAGAAATATACAAGAGCAGAACGCTCTATCTGTTTATTTCTCCATTTTACATCTTGTTCCTAGTCTTTTCGGTGTTTCCTATTATCTTCTCGATCTATCTTTCCTTTCACAAATGGGACGGAATCGGGAGTATGTCTTCGGTAGGCTTTAACAACTTTAATTATATGTTTCACGATCCGAATTTCTGGCAAGCTATGATCAATAATATCGCGATTTGGTTGTTGGCTAACGGTCCTATGCTTGTATGCGCTTTGGTTATTGCCTACGTCATTAATCTGTCGATCGTAAAATTCAAAGGATTTTTCAGAATCGCTTTTTTTCTTCCGAATATAACGGCCATGGTCGCGGTTGTCATTATATTTCAGTCCATGTTCGGGAACGAGTACGGACTGATCAACTTCTTCCTTGAGAAGCTAGGGTTGGATAAAATAGCTTGGTTCAATTCCAGCACTGGAGTCCGTGTTGTTATTGCGCTTATGATCGCCTGGAGATACTTGGGCTATAATGCCATCATCTATCTCTCAGGATTGCAAAGAATTCCTAAGGATTTGTATGAAGCGGCGAATCTCGATGGGGCGACGATGTTCCAGACCTTTACAAAGATTACTTTACCGATGCTTCGCTCGATCATATTGTTTTCGGTTATGATGTCGACGATCGGGGGATTCCAGATTTTTACCGAGCCTCAGGTGCTCGCGGGTAATCAATCTCCGTATCCGGGATCTGAAACGATCGTACTCTACATGTTCCGGGAAGGCTTCGTTTATCAGAACTATGGATATGCGGCTGCAGTCTCGTGGGTTCTGTTCGTCATTATCGGACTCATATCCGTTTTGAACTGGAAGCTCTTCAATAAGTCTGACGATTGATGAAAAGGAGCATAAAAATGACAGCAAAAAAGATATTCGTGCATACTTTTTTGTTAATCGGTGTTATATTTTCGATATTCCCGTTTTACTGGCTAGCGGTTATGGCGACGAATGAAACGAGCGCAATCTTTTCTTTTCCTCCTAAATTGGTGTTTGGGGACTATTTCTTGGTGAATTATCATCACGTCATGGATAACATCAATTTTTATCGCGCGCTGTTCAACACCCTTTTCATCGCGATCACTAGCTGTGTACTGCAATTGTTTTTCAATTCATTGACGGGATTTACTTTCTCGAAATTCAAATTCCCGGGATCCAAGGTGCTCTTCTATTTAATGATGGCAACGATGATGATCCCGGCCCAAATGCTGCTAGTTCCGCAGTTTATTATTATTAAAGAGATTGGATGGCTAGGAAGCTATAAAGCTCTGATCGTTCCGGGCATGGCAAGCGCGTTCGGGATTTTCTGGATTAGACAATATGCGTTAGCTATCCATGACGATTTGCTCGAAGCCGGTCGCATAGATGGGTGCACCAAGTTCGGATTATATTGGCGGATTGCTTTACCTATTCTTCGGCCAGCGCTTGCTTTTCTTGCCATTACGACCTTCATGGGAGTCTGGGAAGATTATCTGTGGCCTTTGATCGTATTGACAGATACTTCAAAATTTACTTTAATGTTAGCGTTGCAACAATTAAAATCAGTTCATACCGGTGACTATTCCATGGTTATGACCGGAACGCTTTTGGCCACCCTGCCAGTAATCGTTTTCTTCCTAGTTGTAAGCCGTCAATTTATTGCGGGAATTATGGAAGGGGCGGTCAAAAGCTAGAAAAAAACTAAAAAAACAGTTTCAGCAATTATGAAAGCAGGGTGACGATGATGGCGCCGAAGATTAAGGATGTCGCCAAGTACGCGGGTGTTTCCGTTACGACGGTTTCGAGAGTACTAAACGGAGAGAAGTACGTCAAGGACGATTTGAAAGCTAGGGTTCAAAAGGCGATAGACGATCTTGGTTACTCGCCAAGTCATATTGCTAGAAGTCTCGTCCGTAGGAAAACGAATCTTATTGGGGTGATTGTCCCTGATGTTACTTCGAGCTTCTATTCCACGATCCTTAGCACGATCGAGAAAACCGCGAGCCTGAACGACTATAATCTTTTGGTATGCAACATCATCGAAGATACAGATAAAGAGCTTAAATACTTGCAAGTGTTCAAAGAGATGCGTGTCGATGGCATTATTATCATGCATGAGAAAATAAACGAAGAAATACGCGAAATGATAATGAAGCTGGGGATACCTATCATCTTCTCAAGCGTAAAACCAAAGGATCAGCCTTTCATTTCCGTAATCATCGACGATTATTCGGCAGCATATGATGCAACGAGACACTTAATCGATCTCGGACATTCGCGCATCGGTTTTATCGGGGGCGACATGAACGACGTGACATCGGGTCAGAACCGCTATTTCGGTTTTGTTCACGCCTTGTCCGATTTCGGAATCGAACAAGTAGAAGCTCACATTAAGTTTGGCGATTACAAAACGCGTAGCGGTTACGACATGATGAAGGAAATTTTAGCTTGCCGAACCCGCCCGACGGCGGTATTCGCAGTAAGTGACGATATGGCTGTCGGAGCCATGAACTGCATTAGTGATTATGGATTATCGGTTCCGGGTGATATATCCGTTATCGGGTTCGATGGTAGCCAATTAACGGAGCAGGTTCGTCCGCGATTGTCATCCATGGAGCAGCCTATCTTAGAGATGGGGAAAATAACCGTGCTTAAGCTTCTCGATTTGATTTCAGGCAACAATGCGACCCTTAAAGATGACGTCATTCTAAAGCACATGTTAGTCATACGTGACAGCTGCAAGAAATACGTCAACAGAGAGGATCAAACATAATAGGTATCGGAAGAAGGAGAACGAATTGAAAATGTTCGATGCTGTTGTAATTGGCGATGCTAATATCGATCTCGTCGTGCCGGGGTATAATGAAGTTCCTCAACCTGGCCAGGAGATCTTAGTCGATAATATTGCAATGCACGTAGGCGGGGGAGCCGCGTTATTCGCGGTCTCACTTGCGAAGCTAGGAACTCGAGTCGCATTTAACGGCGTGTTGGGCGATGACAACCACGGCCAATATATTAGGGATCGCTTTGCCGAATATGGTATCGATACCACAATGATAAAAACAAGCAAAGAGCACAATACAGGCATCTCGATTGCCTTTAATCCGGGCTCGGATCGTTCCTTCATTACTTATTGGGGATCCAATATGGAGCTTCGGTTCGATAACTTGGATATAGAGCAAATTGCCCAAGGTAGCCACGTACATTTGACCGGTTACAAAGGGGAACGAAATCATGAGCAATATATACAGCTGGTAAAGTCGCTTAAGGACAATGGAGTTACATTGTCCTGCGATGTAGGATGGGATGATTCCGGCAAATGGGATAGAGGAGTATTCGAATTAATGAAGTATTTTGACGTTTTCTTGATGAATGAGACCGAGTGTTTTCATTATACAGGGATGGAAAACGTAGAAGATAGTCTGAGATACATGAGTGAATATTGCAGCCATGTCGTAGTCAAACTGGGGAAAGAAGGGGCCATTTCCGTAAAAAACGGGATTATCAAACGCCTTCCGGGTTATTCGGTTGAAGCTGTTGATACGACGGGAGCTGGAGATTCCTTTAACGCAGGGTATTTATTTGGATTCTTGTCTGGCAAAGATGTCGAAACTAGTATGAGATACGGTAATGCCTGTGGGGCACTTTCCGTGAGCGCATTCGGCGGGAGCACGAACACACCGACTTACGACCAACTCGAACAATTTATTAGCAGTCATCAAAATACGCAGCATGCCGTCTAGTCAAGACAGACGGGGAAGGAGAGAAGTAACAATGAAGAAGCTTCCCAATTCGGTTTCGGATTTACTACAAGAAGCCCATTCAACTCTTGCCGGACATCCGAAGCTATTGGACATGTTCCTGAAATGTTTTCCGAACACGTTAGAAACGACTACGAAGCTGCTGGAGGATCAATCAGCCTTCGTCATTACCGGAGATATTCCGGCTATGTGGTTAAGAGATTCCAGCGCACAGGTGAGGCATTACTTGCCGCTTGCCAACGGAGACAAGGAGCTTCAGCACTTGATTGAAGGATTAATTCGCCGGCAGATCGCTTATATTCATATCGATCCCTATGCTAACGCCTTTAATGAAGAAGCAAACGATAATCGTTATGACGAGGATCTGACTGAGCTTGATGCTTGGGTGTGGGAGAGAAAGTACGAAATTGATTCGCTTTGCTATCCCATTCAGCTTTCTTATCTCTATTGGAAACAAACAGGCAGAACCGAAATATTTGACGAAGCCTTCCGAGCTGCGGTTCAAGCGATATTGAACTTGTGGAAAATAGAACAAAGGCATGCCGAGCTGTCGCCTTACCGGTTTGCCCGAATCAATTGTCCTCCGAGCGACACGCTGCGGAACAACCGAATGGGAATGCCAGTTAATTATACAGGTATGACCTGGTCAGGGTTTCGTCCGAGCGACGATGCTTGCACGTTCGGATATCTCATTCCTTCTAACATGTTCGCGGTCGTCGTTCTTCGTTATATCGAGGAGATCGCCATGGAAGTATGGAATGACGCCGAACTCATTCAGCTCGCGTCAGAGCTTAGGGAAGAGATCGACTTTGGTATTCAAAACTACGGTACCTATCTTCATCCGAAGTACGGAAAGATCTATGCGTATGAGACGGACGGCTTCGGTAACTACAATCTGATGGATGACGCCAATGTGCCGAGTCTGCTATCGATCCCTTACTTGGGTTACACAACATTCGATGATCCGATCTATCAGAACACACGCAAGTTTGTGTTAAGCGGCGATAACCCTTATTACCATGAGGGAAAATTCGCTAAGGGAATCGGAAGCCCGCATACGCCCGAGGGCTTTATCTGGCCGATCAGTTTGGCGATGCAGGCGCTTACCGCACGGGATGATGCAGAAATCGGCGAGCTGCTGGAAATGCTGCAGCGGACGGATGCGGATACGGGATATATGCACGAAGGATTCGATCCGGATAACCCGTCAAGCTATACACGTCCTTGGTTCGCTTGGGCAAATAGTCTTTTCGGCGAATTGCTGTACAGCTTGATGGCAAGAGGATTTTTTAATAAAGGGTAATTCTTTTATGGCAGGAGGGAACATCGATGATTCGCTTAGATCGTTATTGGGAGAATTTGAACGTTCTCCAAGTGAACAGGGAGGCTCCGCGAGCTGCCTACATCCCCTTCGTGGATGAAAATTCGGCCAAGTCGGGAAAGCGGGGGAGATCCCCCGTATATCAAACCTTAAATGGTGCATGGAAGTTTAAGTACCACAAGAGCGTCTTAAACGTCGTTGACCCGTTCTATGAGGAAACTGCCGACGTGAGCACATGGGACGATTTAATCGTTCCGTCTTGCTGGCAAGTAAATGGGTATGATCAGCTTCAATATACGAACATCGATTATCCTTTTCCTAACGATCCTCCTTTCGTCCCCAATGATAATCCAGCCGGACTTTACGTTCGAGAGTTTAATATTTCGAACCAGTGGGATGAGAAGGAGAAGTATATTGTTTTCGAAGGTGTTAATGCTTGTTTCTACCTTTGGATAAACGGACAATTCGCCGGTTATAGCCAAGGCAGCCGCATGCCTTCGGAGTTTAACGTTTCTTCTCTCCTAAAGCCGGGGAAAAACAAGATTGCAGTTATGGTATTAAAATGGTGCGACGGTTCTTATTTGGAAGATCAGGATTCTTGGCGATTTTCAGGTATTTTCCGCGACGTGTACATGCTTGCGCGTGATTGCGTCCACGTAAGGGACGTGTTCAATAAGCAAAAGTTCGAAGACGGCTTTCGGAAAGTCGTTCTGACGACGGAAATCGAGACGAACGGGCACTTGAATGTAAGCGCCGATTTAATGGATGTCGAAGGGAAAGTCGTAGCTTCGGTCAACGCCTTAATCGATAGTAAAGGGACTCTACGTTTCGAGGTAGACGATCCGAAATTGTGGAGCGCCGAGACGCCTTATCTCTACGAGCTTTACGTTCGCGGTGGCAGCGAGGTACTGCGGTTTCCGGTTGGGTTCAAGCAATTGACTGTCGAAGGTGGCGTGTTTCGTATCAACGGTCAGGCCGTTAAGCTCAAGGGCGTAAACAGGCACGATTCTCATCCGGAGCTCGGGCAGACGATTCCGGTAACCCATATGATCAAAGATCTTATTTTGATGAAAAAACATAATGTGAACACGATCCGTACCTCTCATTATCCGAACGATTCCCGGTTCATGGATCTATGCAACGAGTATGGGTTTTACGTCGTGGACGAAGCTGATTTGGAAAGTCACGGAATCGGAACCGGACACATAGAAGGATCCGCGCACTCTATCTCACGCGATCCCGACTGGAAGGCCGCTTTCATGGATCGCGCGGTTCGAATGGTGGAGAGGGACAAGAACCACCCATGCGTCGTCATGTGGTCATTGGGTAACGAGTCGGGATATGAAGCCAATCACATCGCGATGGCTGAATGGATTAGAGAACGCGATCCATCGATTCCGGTTCATTATGAAGGCGCAGCTCCGCACTATAAGGGCAGCTCGCAAATAGATTGTTTGGACTTGGAAAGCCGTATGTACGCTTCGGTTCAAGAAATCGAAGCTTACGCTAAAGACGAGAACAACGTCAAGCCTCTCTTCTTGTGCGAGTACAGCCATGCGATGGGCAATGGCCCAGGAGATTTAAAGGACTATTGGGACGTCATTTATCGTTATCCGAAGCTTATCGGTGGTTGCGTATGGGAATGGAACGACCATGGTATCGCAACGGAGACGAAGGACGGCACGCCTTTCTTTGCTTACGGTGGAGATTTCGGGGATAAGCCTAATGATGGAAATTTCTGCATCGACGGGCTAGTTACACCGGATCGCAAGCCGCATACGGGACTTCTCGAGTTGAAGAAGGTGCTCGCGCCTGTTCGGATCGAGGAGCACGACTTGAAAGTCGGCGAGATTAAGGTGACAAACCTCTATGATTTTATCGACCTTTCCCATGTGGGCGTTTTCTGGAAAATAGAGCTGGACGGAAGGCTGATTCAACAGGGACAGCTCGATACAGAAGGAATTTTGCCGCAAAACTCTCGCCTTATGACTTTGCCGTTTAACTTGCCCGAAACGTTCATTGGACGTTACGTGCTTACTTTCTCCATTTGGTTAAAAGAGGAGACGCGATGGGCCGAAGCAGGTCATGAGATTTCATTCGAGCAGATGGAATGGAAGTGTGATAAGCCGAGTTTGGAGATCGGCGATGACGTCCGTGATGTCTCGGTCAAGCCATCTCCTGCATTGCAAACGGAAGAGACGGGACGTTGGCTAACCGTCGAAGGCTTTGATTTCCGTCATGTTTTCGACCTGGAGTCCGGAACTGTACACCGTATTTCGAGGAACGGAGTGAACATGCTGGACGCTCCTTCAGCATTTACGGTCTGGAGGGCGCCGACGGATAACGATATGCACGTGAAAGAGAAGTGGCTCGAGGAAGGCTACGACCGTGCTGCTATGAAGACGTACCATTGCAATTGGGCTAAAACAAATGACGGGAATGTGGAGATCAGAAGCAGATTTTCCATTTCTGCGGACAGCCGAGCATCGATTCTCTCCGGAGAATTATGCTGGAACGTTAACGTATCGGGGGAGATTCGCCTAATTTTGAACGTTAAAGTCCAAGCGGAATTGCCATATCCTTACCTTCCACGTTTCGGTCTTCGGCTATCGATGCCTCCGGGCATGGAAGAGGTTGAATACTCGGGCTTCGGACCGCATGAGAGTTATGTAGACAAACGCCAAAGCGTAAAACGGGGCCAATTCCTGACAACGGTCGATGAAATGTTCGAGAACTATATCATGCCACAAGAGAACGGCTCCAGGTATGGAACCGAATGGGCCATCGTGTCCAACGCGCAAGGCATGGGCCTTCGCTTCTCTACGCAGAATGGCTTCTCCTTCAACGCTTCCCATTTTTCGCCGGAAGACTTAACCGAAGCGCAGCACGATTGGGAGCTTGCGAAGATGAAAAGTAAGAATACGATCGTACACCTCGATTACAAAATGAGCGGAGTCGGATCGAACTCCTGCGGACCGGTGCTTGCGGAAGCGTACCGTTTGAACGATAAGGAATTTCAATATGAGCTAAGCCTCACTCCCGTATTTAAAGAAGACGAATAGAGGAACTTCAAGGAGGACTCGCGAGTGAAATATATCCAAATTCAAGGCGTTGATAAAAAGATTTCGCGGTTATTCATGGGGACAGGGGATTTACGGAAATTGGAGGATCCGCAACGGATCATGCTAGATGCGTATATCCAGGCCGGAGGCAACGCCTTCGATACCGCTCATCAATATCGGGGCAAGGAGCTCGTTCTCGGCCAATGGCTGGCTGAGACGGGACTTCGGGAACAGCTGGTCATTTTAACGAAAGGCGCTCATCACGATGACGGGAGCCCAGGGCCTCGCGTGAATCCCCAGGCGATTCGCAAAGACTTGAAAGAGAGCCTAGAACGACTCGGTACCGATTACGTCGATCTATATGCGCTTCACCGCGATGATCCGACCGTTGAGGTCGGCCCTATCATCGAAGAACTGAATGAGCATCTTCAAGCGCGGACAATTAGAGCCATCGGTGCCTCGAACTGGTCACACAAAAGAATTCAGGAAGCAAACGAATACGCAGCTTCACGAAACTTGACTGGCTTTTCCTTCAACAGCCCGAATTTAAGCTTGGCCAAGCCTCTAGAAGCTAGGTGGGCGGGAGCTATCTCTGCGGATGAGGCAGCGTGCGAATGGCACGTCAAAAATCAATTGCCATTATTAGCTTGGTCCGCGCAAGCGGGAGGATTCTTCTCCGGGAACTTCTCACCGGACAATCGAACGGACGAAGAGATGGTCAGAGTATATTACAGCGACAATAACTGGGAGCGATATCGCCGTGCCGTTAAGTTAGCGGAAGAAAAGGGCGTGACTCCGATCCAAATTGCTCTTGCCTACGTCCTTTATCAGCCTTTTCCGACTTGCGCGATTATCGGTCCTCGAAATCCTGAGGAGTTCTATTCCTCGATCGAGTCTATGAATCTTGAACTGAGCCCGCGGGAAGTTGAATGGCTAGATCTGAAAGTGGAGGATATTCAATGATGATCAGACATAAGCTTGCGGCACAGCTGTACACCTTAAGGAACGAAGTGAAGAAGGATTTCGAGGGTGTTCTTAAAGATCTAAGTAAAATGGGATGGGCGGCCGTTCAAATCGACGGTTTGCATGGACATCCCGCTCGGGATATCGAAGCCGTGTTGAAGGAAACAGGCTTACGAGTAGCGGGTATGCATGTTGGCTTAGAGCGAATGAAGCATGATCTGAAGGCAGTGCTGGAGGAAGCAAGCTTGTTCAATACAAAAGATTTTATCTGCCACTCACTGCCGGACGGTCTGCAGACGCCCGAGGGATACGAGAGCGTAAAGAAAGATTTGCTGGCGGTTGCCGCTGAGGTTGACGGCAAGGGATACCGAGTGGGTTATCACAATCATGACTTTGAATTTCACACGAAGATCGACGGGAAATTTGCACTGGAATATTTGCTGGATGATCCAGCAATTCATGCCGAAATCGATACTTATTGGGTTATGAAGGCAGGCCATGATCCGCTATCCTTTATTCGGAATTATGCTTTCCGCATGCCGATTCTTCATCTCAAGGACATGACCTCTGATGGTCGGCAATATTTCTCCGAAATCGGAACCGGCCTGATCGACTTCGCTCCGATTCTGAAATGGGGACTGGATAGCGGCGTTGAATGGTTTGCGGTGGAGCAGGACTACTGTCCGGGCAATCCGATGGATAGCTTGGCTTTGAGCTTAGAAAATTTGTTGAAGCTTGAGAAATCGCTTTGAGTTGATATCCGGGGAGAAAGGTGAGGATAAATATGTTGTTCACAGAAAAGAAGCTGGAAGCGAGGCTTCAAGAATTAAACGATACACGTTATCGCGACGCTATTCCATTGGTAAGCTTCTCCGCCGTTGAAGATGAGATCGGAGCTACGGCAGCCCGGCCTCCTGTAGGATCGCCAACGTTCGAATTAAAAACAGGCGAGACATGGAAAGGCCGCGATCGTTATATTTGGTTATCCCGTAGCATCGAGATTCCTAGCGAATGGGCAGGCAAAACAGTGCTCGGACGTTTCGACTTCGGAGAGACGGGTGGAGGAAACAACGACGGCTTCGAGTCGCTGCTTTACTGGAACGGCGCTCCGTACCAAGGCGTTGATTCCAACCATCAAGAAGTATTCCTTCCGGATGAAGCCGCTGGAACGACTGGCACAATGGACATTCGATTGTGGTCGGGTCTCGATGGTGGCGGTAAGCCGCGCGAAATGAAGCACACGGTGAACCGGGCCGAGCTGTGTTGGCTAGATGAAAGAATCGACGATTTCTATTATACGGGTCGTGCCGTGCTAGAAACGATTCAAGCGCTTGGTGTAGCTCATCCCGACCGCGTGGGTCTCGTTAAAGCGCTCGACCGTGCTTTTCTTAAGGTGGATTGGTCCCAACCGGGTTCGGAAGCTTATCGCGAATCCGTTTATGATGCTCGCGAACAATTGCTGGCGGAACTGAACGGTTTTGAGAAGCATCATCCCGTTACAGTTACGACCATTGGTCATACCCATATCGATGTGGCTTGGCTTTGGAGATTGAAGCATACGCGCGAGAAATGCGCCCGCTCGTTCTCAACGGTCCTTCGCTTGATGGAACGCTTCCCGGACTACGTGTTCTTGCAGACGCAGCCGCAATTGTACGCCTACATTAAACAAGACTACCCGGAGATTTACGAGCAAATCCGGGAGCGCGTGAGCGAAGGGCGTTGGGAAATCGGCGGAGGCATGTGGCTCGAAGCCGATTGCAATCTGACGTCGGGTGAATCGCTGGTCAGACAATTCCTGTTCGGAACCCGGTTCATGCGTGAAGAATTCGACGTGGAAAGCACATATTTGTGGCTACCCGACGTATTCGGATATAGCTGGGCATTGCCGCAAATTTTACAGAAATCCGGCTTCGATACGTTCATGACAACCAAAATCAGCTGGAACCAATTCAACAGAATGCCACACGATACGTTCAAATGGCGGGGAATCGACGGATCGGAAGTGCTTACGCATTTCATCACGACACCGGATGATTGGGAGGAAGCCAACTCCTTCTTCTATACGTACAACGGCTTAGTCACAGCCAAGACGGTAAAAGGAGCTTGGGAAGGCTACCAGGAAAAAGAAGTGAATCAAGAATTGCTCTTATCCTATGGCTACGGAGATGGCGGCGGAGGCGTAAATCGGGAAATGCTCGAAATGCGTCGCCGGCTAGATACAATGCCAGGGTTGCCGAACGTGAAGCCGGGGCGCGCGGATGATTACTTCCAGCGGCTGCAAAAAACTTTCAAAGAAACGGATCGTTACGTTCATACCTGGGACGGTGAGCTGTACCTTGAGTACCATCGGGGAACTTACACGAGTCAGGCTTACAATAAACGGATGAATCGGAAGCTGGAGCTTCTCTATCGAGAGACGGAATGGGTTAGCGCATTGGCAAGCGTACTGCAAGGGAATTGGAGCGAGTATCGCCAAGAGAAGCTGAATGAGGGCTGGACGATTATTTTGCGCAACCAGTTCCACGATATCATTCCGGGTTCCTCGATTAAGGAAGTTTATGAAGACAGTCGCGAGGAGTATGCCGAGGCGTTGTCGATCGTAACGGACGCTTGGAACGAAGCGGCAGCTGTCGTCGGGGGGCAGAAAAAGGAAGGAACGTTGACGGTTCTTAATAGCTCGCCTTGGGAACGCAATGATTTGCTCGTCGTCACGGGAGACAAAGCTCCTGCCGGAAGCGTATGGACGGATGCGGAGGGGAATGCCTTATTATCCCAACAATCCAATGGCCGTTGGATAGTGGCAGCCTCCAAGGTACCTTCGTTAGGACTGGCTTCCATTCACTATCAGGCTGAATCATCTTCTGTTGCCGAGGTAGAGATTCCTTTCCATAACGAAGGACGCGTGCTGAGGACTCCTCATTATGAGATCGAGTGGAACGAAGCTGGACAATTGTCCCGGATTTACGATCTGGACAATCGTCGTAACGTGCTTGCGCAAAATTCCCGTGGCAACGTCCTGCAAGTATTCGAGGACAAGCCGCTTAACTTCGAAGCTTGGGACGTCGATATTTTCTACCAAGAGAAAATGCGGGAAATTTCCGAATTGGTTTCCGCGGAGCTTGTGGAAGCGGGACCTTTGGCTGCGACCGTTGAGTTCAAATGGAATTACGCGAAGTCCGTGATTACGCAGAAAATGACGGTCTACGCCGGAAGCAGACGGATAGATTTCCGCACGCATATTGATTGGCAGGAGCATCAACAGCTTCTGAAAGTTGCTTTCCCTGTAGACGTTCGTTCAACGGAAGCTACTTACGATATTCAGTTCGGGAACGTCAAGCGTCCGACGCATTGGAATACGAGCTGGGATTGGGCACGATTCGAGACTGTCGGGCACCAGTGGGCTGACCTGTCAGAACGTGGTTACGGCGTGAGCCTGCTGAACGATTGCAAATACGGCTATGACATTAAGGATAACGTTCTCCGTCTGTCCTTGTTGAAGTCGGCCATCAGCCCGGACCCGGATGCCGATATTGGAGAGCACGAATTCGTCTATGCGCTCTTCCCGCATGAAGGAGATTGGTATGCAGGCGGCACCGTTCAAGAAGCTTGGTCGCTCAACAATCCATTGACAGCTTATGAAGGAACTCCCGTTAGGGACAAGTTCTCATTGTTCCGCTTATCCGCCTCTAACGTAATGGTGGATGCGGTGAAAAAAGCGGAAGATGGAGATTATCTCGTGCTGCGTGTCCATGAATTCGCCGGTGTTCGCTCGACGGTTCGGTTGGGCAGCGACTTCCACATTGTTTCCTTACAAGAATGTGATCTCATGGAAAAGCCTATCGGAGCTGCTTTACCTACAGATGCCGAGTTCGAGCTTAAGCCTTATGAAATCAAAACCTTTATCGTTCATCTCCAAGTCTAATTCTTCGGGCAAGGAAACTGGATTTAAGCCTGAAGCTCGCAAGCTCCCTAAGGAATTGCGGGCTTCCTCTTTCTTTATCTGATTAGGAATTACTCAAATCTATAATAAATAGAGGTTTTGCTAATGAAAACCATTCGATTGACAATGGCACAGGCTTTGCTGAAATTTCTGGATCAACAGTACATTTCTATGGACGGAGAAGAAACCAAATTCGTCCACGGAGTTATGGGTATATTCGGACATGGCAACGTAACGGGTATTGGCGAAGCGCTCGAAAGGGAATCAGGTAATCTGATTTTCCTACAAGGTAAGAACGAGCAGGGGATGGTTCATGCTGCAACAGCGTACGCCAAGCAGAAAAACCGTAGGCAAATTTTCGCATGCACGACGTCAATCGGACCTGGTGCGCTCAATATGATTACTGGCGCGGCAACCGCTACGGTAAACCGCATCCCAGTGCTCCTTTTGCCGGGCGACAACTTCGC
This portion of the Cohnella abietis genome encodes:
- a CDS encoding carbohydrate ABC transporter permease, translating into MGGLLKEIYKSRTLYLFISPFYILFLVFSVFPIIFSIYLSFHKWDGIGSMSSVGFNNFNYMFHDPNFWQAMINNIAIWLLANGPMLVCALVIAYVINLSIVKFKGFFRIAFFLPNITAMVAVVIIFQSMFGNEYGLINFFLEKLGLDKIAWFNSSTGVRVVIALMIAWRYLGYNAIIYLSGLQRIPKDLYEAANLDGATMFQTFTKITLPMLRSIILFSVMMSTIGGFQIFTEPQVLAGNQSPYPGSETIVLYMFREGFVYQNYGYAAAVSWVLFVIIGLISVLNWKLFNKSDD
- a CDS encoding carbohydrate ABC transporter permease, yielding MTAKKIFVHTFLLIGVIFSIFPFYWLAVMATNETSAIFSFPPKLVFGDYFLVNYHHVMDNINFYRALFNTLFIAITSCVLQLFFNSLTGFTFSKFKFPGSKVLFYLMMATMMIPAQMLLVPQFIIIKEIGWLGSYKALIVPGMASAFGIFWIRQYALAIHDDLLEAGRIDGCTKFGLYWRIALPILRPALAFLAITTFMGVWEDYLWPLIVLTDTSKFTLMLALQQLKSVHTGDYSMVMTGTLLATLPVIVFFLVVSRQFIAGIMEGAVKS
- a CDS encoding LacI family DNA-binding transcriptional regulator; protein product: MMAPKIKDVAKYAGVSVTTVSRVLNGEKYVKDDLKARVQKAIDDLGYSPSHIARSLVRRKTNLIGVIVPDVTSSFYSTILSTIEKTASLNDYNLLVCNIIEDTDKELKYLQVFKEMRVDGIIIMHEKINEEIREMIMKLGIPIIFSSVKPKDQPFISVIIDDYSAAYDATRHLIDLGHSRIGFIGGDMNDVTSGQNRYFGFVHALSDFGIEQVEAHIKFGDYKTRSGYDMMKEILACRTRPTAVFAVSDDMAVGAMNCISDYGLSVPGDISVIGFDGSQLTEQVRPRLSSMEQPILEMGKITVLKLLDLISGNNATLKDDVILKHMLVIRDSCKKYVNREDQT
- a CDS encoding carbohydrate kinase family protein, which encodes MFDAVVIGDANIDLVVPGYNEVPQPGQEILVDNIAMHVGGGAALFAVSLAKLGTRVAFNGVLGDDNHGQYIRDRFAEYGIDTTMIKTSKEHNTGISIAFNPGSDRSFITYWGSNMELRFDNLDIEQIAQGSHVHLTGYKGERNHEQYIQLVKSLKDNGVTLSCDVGWDDSGKWDRGVFELMKYFDVFLMNETECFHYTGMENVEDSLRYMSEYCSHVVVKLGKEGAISVKNGIIKRLPGYSVEAVDTTGAGDSFNAGYLFGFLSGKDVETSMRYGNACGALSVSAFGGSTNTPTYDQLEQFISSHQNTQHAV
- a CDS encoding glycoside hydrolase family 125 protein; the encoded protein is MKKLPNSVSDLLQEAHSTLAGHPKLLDMFLKCFPNTLETTTKLLEDQSAFVITGDIPAMWLRDSSAQVRHYLPLANGDKELQHLIEGLIRRQIAYIHIDPYANAFNEEANDNRYDEDLTELDAWVWERKYEIDSLCYPIQLSYLYWKQTGRTEIFDEAFRAAVQAILNLWKIEQRHAELSPYRFARINCPPSDTLRNNRMGMPVNYTGMTWSGFRPSDDACTFGYLIPSNMFAVVVLRYIEEIAMEVWNDAELIQLASELREEIDFGIQNYGTYLHPKYGKIYAYETDGFGNYNLMDDANVPSLLSIPYLGYTTFDDPIYQNTRKFVLSGDNPYYHEGKFAKGIGSPHTPEGFIWPISLAMQALTARDDAEIGELLEMLQRTDADTGYMHEGFDPDNPSSYTRPWFAWANSLFGELLYSLMARGFFNKG